Within the Verrucomicrobiia bacterium genome, the region GGCGACACGCCGAATCGGGAACTCGGCGCTGACCCAAAAGACTTTCCTCCGTCAACGATGGATCTGAATGTGAACGCGCTTTAACTGCGCGGGACCTGGGGCAATTTATCCAGTTTCTTGTCGGGTTCTTTGCCCTCGTCTTCCCATTGGCGAATCAAGGGAGCGCGGCGGTTGACATCGTTGAGAAGTTTGTCCGCCATTTCAGGCGAGCGGACAACTCGCGTGCGCAGGAATACCATCAACTCCACCTTGTCGGTGGATTTGTCTTTCTTTTTGAACATCCATTTAAGGCCGGGGATGTCGCCGAGAAACGGCGTCTTGCGATCAATGTCGGAAATCTGCCGCTGGATAATTCCGCCGAGCACCAGCGTCTGTCCATCTTTCGCGGTCAAGTCCGTGCGGAAATTTCGTGTGTCGAAAACGGCTCCGCCCAGGACGGTTTGACCAGCCACCACCGTGGAAGATTCCGCGTGTATCTTTAACTGCACATCGCCGGAATTATTGATGTGCGGCGTCACTTCCAAGACGACACCGACATCTTTATAGGTGATGGCGGTGTTCTGCGAACCGACCGAAGAGATTTGGGTGTTTTGCGGAATCGGCACTTGCTGGCCGACAAAGAGCTTGCCCATTTCGTTGTCGTTGATGGTGATTTGCGGTTCGCCGAGGACGGTTGTGTCCGTATTGCGTTTCAAAAATTGGATCAACAAATCCATGCCGGCGGTTCCGGTGATAACGCCAGAACGGAGTTGCGCCACTTCCTGCACGATGCCTGAGGCGGGGGGCTGATTCACGGTGGTCGTGCCGCCGAAGCCTTTTTGGTACGTCCCGCCGACGTGTCCCATGAAAGAATTATCCAAGTCATCCGCCGTGAAAACTTGCGTGCCATCCGGCGACCAGCGCACGCCCAACTTGTCCACATAATCTGACGATACTTCGAGGATGCGCGCTTCGATGGAAACCTGGTCTGAGGGGGCATCCAGTTCGTCTATCAACTTCAGCACCTGCGGAAAGAAATGCACGTTCGCCGAAACCATCACGGCGTTTCCGCGCTGATCTGAAACTGCGCGCACGCGGCCTACGAGGTCGCTCACCGGCGGCGCGGCGGCGCGGCCATCCGAGTTGCGTGTTGAATCGGGCTGTCCGCCGATCCACGGATAATAACCTTCCTCTTTCGTTTCCTGCTCGAGATCGAAACCAGCCGTGGAAGATGTACTTTGCTGCTGGTTCTGCTGCTGCGCCTGGTTTTGGTTATTTTGATTTTGCGGATTTACCGGGCGCAACGCCGGTGAACCATTCTTGGCGAACAAAATATTCAAGCTATTTGCGACCGTCGAAGCCTTCGCGTATTTCAACGTGATCCGCATCGTGCTTTCGCCCGCTTCGGACGGACGATCCAACTGATTGATGACTTCCTCCACCACCCCGAGATTTTCTTTTGAGTTCGAGGTGATGATCAAGGTATTCGAATAGGGGTCGCTGGTGATGCGCACCTTGCCATACAGACGGCCCACGTCCCGGTCGGCCACGGGAGCCGAAGGTTCGTCGCTGAAGTAATCGAAATAACTCCGCTGCTGGGTCTTCTTCAAAAACAATTCGTTGAGCACGTCCTCAAGGTCCACGGCGCTGACGTATTTCAACGGATAAATTTTTGGCGCGAGGCTGTCGTCGGAAACTGGCGCGTCCAGTTCCTCGATAATTTTTTTGATGCTGGGCAACTGCGAGGGCGCCGCCTGCACGATGACAGCGTTGCGGCGCCGATCGGATACGACGTTGAATTTTT harbors:
- a CDS encoding secretin N-terminal domain-containing protein, which produces MKTRNTGRPKLYAVAAMLGCCFALMWGHAARAQRISGPRFPGMPDMSMGGDNSSSKSDSKETGPWLPSEPMPVPTTITTNSDGTKTTNGPGEIQLSFQGANVDMIVQWLAQTTGKTVIKSPRVQCQVTITSSKKVSTREAIVLVYRALALEGFTAVESAQSILIVPEGQEPRIGPEVVSASTNGLPEGRVRVVKVFSLKHIQAAELRDRLRGALTDKGTIDLNERNNQIILTDYADNIRIADELISALDTDTPEDMSVRVITLKNVSAAALAKEIEPLYQKSSGKAVDVTADDRANALIVLSSAANYDAVFRLVSSLDTDDAQEKAMTTFLLKNADAGDVAKQLQDLSQSQSGGGSRFAYYFNQPSDSGQKKFNVVSDRRRNAVIVQAAPSQLPSIKKIIEELDAPVSDDSLAPKIYPLKYVSAVDLEDVLNELFLKKTQQRSYFDYFSDEPSAPVADRDVGRLYGKVRITSDPYSNTLIITSNSKENLGVVEEVINQLDRPSEAGESTMRITLKYAKASTVANSLNILFAKNGSPALRPVNPQNQNNQNQAQQQNQQQSTSSTAGFDLEQETKEEGYYPWIGGQPDSTRNSDGRAAAPPVSDLVGRVRAVSDQRGNAVMVSANVHFFPQVLKLIDELDAPSDQVSIEARILEVSSDYVDKLGVRWSPDGTQVFTADDLDNSFMGHVGGTYQKGFGGTTTVNQPPASGIVQEVAQLRSGVITGTAGMDLLIQFLKRNTDTTVLGEPQITINDNEMGKLFVGQQVPIPQNTQISSVGSQNTAITYKDVGVVLEVTPHINNSGDVQLKIHAESSTVVAGQTVLGGAVFDTRNFRTDLTAKDGQTLVLGGIIQRQISDIDRKTPFLGDIPGLKWMFKKKDKSTDKVELMVFLRTRVVRSPEMADKLLNDVNRRAPLIRQWEDEGKEPDKKLDKLPQVPRS